The proteins below come from a single Holdemania massiliensis genomic window:
- a CDS encoding siderophore ABC transporter substrate-binding protein, giving the protein MKKITIFLLAALLTLTGCASKPEKAGQSEQKPNETMTVTTLNGSQEMISVEVPVDPQRIAVLDMAVLDMLDNWGLGDRVVGMPKSSTVDYLKAYNENEAIANLGTLKEVNMEALMASEPDVIFISGRLSDQYEALSKIAPVVYLSTDAQLGVVESVKQNAMKVASLFKMEEKAAEQLQHFDSRVEALRQAAQGKTAVIGMVTSSNFNTLGNGSRCSLIGNEIGFTNLADDVDSTHGNESSMELLVKLNPEYIFVLDRDSAINTEGAKLAEEVMNNELTAKTLAAQQGHIVYLTPTVWYLAEGGITALDVMLQDLEAVLLSE; this is encoded by the coding sequence ATGAAAAAAATAACAATATTCCTGTTGGCAGCACTGCTGACACTTACCGGCTGTGCATCAAAACCAGAAAAGGCCGGTCAGTCGGAACAGAAGCCGAATGAAACGATGACAGTGACAACCCTGAACGGAAGTCAGGAAATGATCTCCGTGGAAGTGCCGGTCGATCCGCAGCGGATTGCCGTGTTGGATATGGCGGTTTTGGATATGCTGGATAACTGGGGCTTGGGCGATCGCGTTGTCGGGATGCCGAAGTCATCTACGGTGGATTATTTAAAAGCTTATAATGAAAATGAAGCCATTGCCAATCTGGGAACCTTAAAGGAAGTCAATATGGAAGCGCTGATGGCCAGCGAGCCGGATGTGATTTTTATCAGCGGCCGGCTAAGCGACCAATATGAAGCGTTGTCTAAGATTGCTCCGGTCGTGTATTTGAGCACGGATGCTCAGCTGGGCGTCGTGGAAAGTGTAAAACAGAATGCCATGAAGGTCGCTTCCTTATTTAAGATGGAAGAAAAAGCGGCTGAACAGCTGCAGCATTTTGACAGCCGAGTCGAAGCTCTGCGCCAGGCAGCCCAAGGCAAAACCGCGGTGATCGGCATGGTCACTAGCAGCAACTTCAATACTCTGGGCAATGGAAGCCGCTGTTCGCTGATCGGCAATGAAATTGGTTTCACCAATTTGGCGGACGATGTGGATTCAACGCACGGCAATGAGTCTTCCATGGAACTGCTGGTCAAGCTGAACCCGGAATACATTTTCGTGTTGGATCGGGATTCTGCGATTAACACTGAAGGGGCAAAGCTGGCTGAGGAAGTGATGAACAACGAGCTGACCGCCAAGACGTTAGCGGCGCAGCAGGGACATATTGTCTATTTGACGCCGACGGTCTGGTATCTGGCAGAAGGCGGGATTACCGCGCTGGATGTGATGCTTCAGGATTTGGAAGCGGTACTTTTAAGCGAGTAA
- a CDS encoding ABC transporter permease: MLLRVKSTLILTALLMVCAAASLFIGVVDFSVMDIFSGNWEAFEILMISRLPRLLAILCTGMGMSVAGLIMQQLCMNKFVSPTTGATISSAQLGILLALLFMPGSTLWVRAGFAFTAAIAGTWIFVALIQRIQFRDVVMVPLVGIMFGNVIGGITNYLAYKYEMTQALSSWLVGHFSLVMKGRYELVMLVVPLIAAAFIFANHFNIVGMGKDFSKNLGVSYNAVLFLGLTIAAMITASVVVVAGSISYIGLIVPNLVTMFKGDKLRGTLTDTALFGALFVLISDMIGRVVIAPYELPIELIVGVLGSLIFLVLLWMRLNGKGRFIKKAEGGCKG, encoded by the coding sequence ATGCTTCTGCGAGTTAAAAGTACGCTGATCTTAACGGCGCTGCTGATGGTATGCGCAGCCGCTTCCTTATTTATCGGCGTTGTGGATTTCAGCGTGATGGACATATTCAGCGGGAATTGGGAAGCGTTTGAAATTCTGATGATTTCGCGCCTGCCGCGGCTGTTGGCGATTCTTTGTACGGGCATGGGCATGAGCGTTGCCGGTTTGATCATGCAGCAGCTGTGCATGAACAAGTTTGTATCCCCGACGACCGGCGCGACAATTTCCTCGGCCCAGCTGGGAATTCTGTTGGCGCTGTTGTTTATGCCGGGATCAACCCTATGGGTACGCGCCGGCTTTGCCTTCACGGCGGCGATCGCCGGAACGTGGATCTTCGTGGCGCTGATTCAGCGGATTCAATTTAGGGACGTCGTGATGGTACCGCTTGTCGGGATCATGTTCGGCAATGTGATCGGCGGCATTACGAATTATCTGGCCTATAAATATGAAATGACGCAGGCGCTGTCCTCGTGGCTGGTCGGCCATTTTTCACTGGTGATGAAAGGCCGCTATGAACTGGTCATGCTGGTGGTGCCGCTGATCGCTGCCGCTTTTATCTTTGCCAATCATTTCAATATCGTAGGCATGGGCAAGGACTTTTCAAAAAATCTCGGCGTTTCTTACAATGCTGTTTTGTTTCTGGGACTGACGATCGCGGCCATGATCACCGCCAGTGTCGTCGTTGTCGCCGGCAGTATTTCCTACATCGGTTTGATCGTTCCCAATCTGGTCACGATGTTTAAGGGCGATAAACTGCGCGGGACGCTGACGGATACAGCACTGTTCGGCGCGCTGTTCGTCCTGATTTCTGACATGATCGGCCGGGTTGTGATAGCTCCGTATGAACTGCCGATTGAGCTGATTGTGGGCGTTCTGGGCAGTCTGATCTTTCTTGTCCTGTTATGGATGCGGCTTAACGGCAAGGGTCGATTCATCAAAAAAGCGGAAGGAGGCTGCAAGGGATGA
- a CDS encoding iron chelate uptake ABC transporter family permease subunit yields MKQRSLQIKALILIGLAVLAVIGYLTINVNPKYAAYAMELRVPKLLVMLVTAFCIGGASIVFQTLIQNKIVTPCLLGMNSLYALIHTAVVFFLGSGSLIARHPQLSFVVDLVIMSGAAILIYGTLFKKMKHQILYVLLAGTVMSTFFSSMQTTLTRIMDPNEYDALLGSLVASFSNVNSSLLLISTVLITGVLVVLRRELKLLDVLALGKNQAVNLGVDVDKTNRRLLLGVTILIAIATALVGPISFLGLIIANLSRQLFQTYRHSWLIFGSALLGMIVLVGGQLAVEHLFAYSIPISVLITIGGGFYFLVLLLGKGRQQVW; encoded by the coding sequence ATGAAACAGCGCAGTTTACAGATCAAAGCTCTGATTTTAATCGGCCTGGCTGTGCTGGCGGTGATCGGCTATCTGACGATCAACGTCAATCCGAAATATGCTGCCTATGCGATGGAGCTGCGCGTGCCGAAACTGCTGGTGATGCTTGTGACTGCCTTCTGCATCGGCGGCGCTTCGATTGTCTTTCAGACTTTGATTCAGAACAAGATCGTCACGCCCTGCCTGTTGGGCATGAATTCTCTGTATGCGCTGATTCACACAGCGGTGGTGTTCTTTCTCGGTTCCGGCAGTCTGATCGCCCGGCATCCGCAGCTGTCGTTTGTCGTCGATCTGGTCATCATGAGCGGCGCGGCGATTTTGATCTATGGGACATTGTTTAAGAAAATGAAGCATCAGATTTTATATGTGCTGCTGGCAGGCACGGTCATGTCGACCTTTTTCTCCAGCATGCAGACAACGCTGACCCGGATCATGGATCCCAATGAATACGACGCTTTGTTAGGCTCATTAGTCGCCAGCTTTTCCAACGTTAATTCCAGCCTGCTTTTGATTTCCACAGTGCTGATCACAGGCGTCCTTGTCGTTTTGCGGCGGGAACTGAAGCTGCTCGATGTGCTGGCGCTGGGAAAAAATCAGGCAGTCAATCTGGGCGTTGACGTGGACAAAACCAACCGCCGGCTGCTTTTGGGCGTGACGATTCTGATCGCAATTGCGACGGCATTGGTCGGGCCAATTTCATTTCTGGGACTGATCATCGCCAATCTGTCGCGGCAGCTGTTTCAGACCTACCGCCACAGCTGGCTGATTTTCGGTTCGGCGCTGCTGGGCATGATCGTCCTGGTCGGCGGTCAGCTGGCCGTGGAACACCTGTTTGCTTACAGCATACCGATCAGCGTATTGATTACGATTGGCGGCGGTTTCTATTTTTTGGTTCTGTTATTAGGCAAAGGGAGGCAGCAGGTATGGTAA
- a CDS encoding sensor histidine kinase yields the protein MKRKDIKTWLVSLLPPRLSVKLAAALGALVLVMTSVTSFVTYQYFAHILTQENLKKDAQVLRQNAQQLEGFIRELTVLSRSLLADPQLQQFCHTADPDYFQKEAAADLLTRTLSVQDLIHSALIHHEDQVLWNLYPLDHTFDPLAQSQKTRQLTGFTEAFLLKSGVEQLRLAAYHTPIADLVHPQQKIGELWILLDLRQLETMIQAWNLPQQEITLMQNQTVLIASPSGLNEQQLNKLANDQPFPSLQSVRGGFLLSSPVAGTPYTLFSYRSKAALRGQASFLIVFFSLFSLLIFLLFVMILSRIVRQFTAPLSTLTAGLNQFAAGDLNTQITLHSHDELEMLGDTFNSMVVRIHELLDQAVEDEKIRRKLKFDMMISKIHPHFIYNTLNSVIVMARRAGNQEVVDMVRALILILQDGMAVHEDLLMDTIERERAVIEAYVTIQNYRYKQKFSVVYDIDPALNELLIAKNILQPLVENAIFHGIIPKEGPGQLTLSIQRQNDQLHVEVRDDGVGLSAELASRIEQGSAALNAHREAEKNSVHAIALVNVCERLEFLYGDPVTLHVESELGKGSAFIFDLPIIEKGGLPQ from the coding sequence ATGAAGCGTAAAGACATCAAGACCTGGCTTGTATCGCTGCTTCCGCCCCGACTTTCGGTAAAGCTGGCCGCTGCGCTGGGGGCATTGGTTCTGGTGATGACCAGCGTCACCAGCTTTGTCACTTATCAATACTTCGCTCACATCCTGACCCAGGAAAATCTGAAAAAAGATGCGCAGGTGCTCCGCCAGAATGCCCAGCAGCTGGAAGGCTTTATCCGTGAACTGACAGTTCTTTCCCGCAGTCTGTTGGCCGATCCGCAGCTGCAGCAGTTCTGCCACACCGCGGATCCGGACTATTTCCAAAAGGAAGCGGCAGCGGATTTATTAACCCGGACGCTGTCGGTTCAGGATCTGATCCACAGCGCGCTGATTCACCACGAAGATCAGGTGCTCTGGAACCTGTATCCGCTTGATCATACCTTTGATCCGCTTGCCCAATCTCAGAAAACAAGACAGCTGACTGGATTTACCGAAGCCTTCCTGCTGAAATCCGGCGTGGAACAGCTGCGTCTGGCGGCTTATCACACGCCGATTGCCGATTTAGTTCATCCCCAGCAGAAAATCGGAGAGCTGTGGATTCTGCTTGATCTGCGGCAATTGGAAACGATGATTCAGGCATGGAATCTGCCTCAGCAGGAAATCACGCTGATGCAGAATCAGACGGTGCTGATCGCTTCCCCTTCTGGCCTGAATGAACAACAGCTGAACAAACTGGCCAACGATCAGCCCTTTCCCTCGCTCCAGTCGGTTCGCGGCGGATTTCTGCTGAGCAGTCCGGTGGCCGGTACGCCTTATACCTTATTCTCTTATCGATCCAAGGCCGCACTGCGCGGACAGGCGTCCTTTCTGATCGTGTTTTTCAGCTTGTTCTCGCTGCTCATCTTCCTTTTATTCGTGATGATTCTCTCCCGCATTGTCCGTCAGTTTACCGCACCGTTATCCACTTTGACGGCCGGCTTGAATCAATTTGCCGCCGGTGATCTGAACACCCAGATTACCCTGCACAGTCACGATGAGCTGGAAATGCTGGGCGATACTTTCAATTCGATGGTTGTCCGCATACATGAGCTTTTAGATCAGGCTGTTGAGGATGAAAAAATCCGCAGGAAGCTGAAATTTGATATGATGATCTCCAAAATCCATCCGCATTTTATCTACAATACGTTAAACTCTGTCATCGTGATGGCTCGCCGAGCTGGGAATCAGGAGGTTGTCGATATGGTGCGTGCCTTAATTCTGATCCTTCAGGATGGCATGGCGGTGCATGAGGACCTGTTGATGGACACCATCGAACGGGAACGAGCGGTCATTGAGGCGTATGTCACCATCCAGAATTATCGCTACAAGCAGAAATTCAGCGTCGTTTACGACATCGACCCAGCGCTGAACGAGCTGCTAATCGCCAAAAACATTCTCCAGCCGTTAGTTGAAAATGCGATTTTCCACGGCATCATCCCCAAAGAGGGACCCGGACAGCTGACGCTATCCATTCAGCGCCAAAACGATCAGCTGCATGTCGAGGTTCGTGATGACGGCGTGGGACTGAGCGCCGAACTGGCCAGCCGCATTGAACAAGGCTCCGCCGCCCTGAATGCTCATCGGGAAGCCGAGAAAAACAGTGTCCATGCGATTGCGCTGGTCAATGTCTGCGAACGGCTGGAATTCCTTTACGGCGATCCTGTGACGCTGCACGTCGAAAGTGAGCTGGGGAAGGGTTCCGCATTCATCTTTGATCTGCCGATCATAGAGAAAGGAGGGCTCCCACAATGA
- a CDS encoding linear amide C-N hydrolase, with protein MKKTIKRLLLGLLAVLIIVIAAFGLMFGKEIQTIASIKKVDDYGMYSIEYKADYGLDKLVESGGASSDSELVNFVVGNLLKGLPLKFNIPDFGCSTFQAKTEDGDWLFGRNYDLNYVPSMIVKTNPKNGYASLSVANISVLGYDADKLPDNFASGIMSLAAPYVMMDGMNEMGFSIGVLLIKDEPTQQNTDKLDLTTTSAMRWLLDKAANVEEAIAMLENMDMHASANASYHFQMADAQGNSAVIEYIDNELRVIRKEPDGLQYLTNFLISEDVYGFGKGQDRYEILENTLTQNHGILSEMESMDLLQAVSQDKISEDTGKQTATQWSVVYNNTKKTAKIVAGRNYDTVIEVSLSR; from the coding sequence ATGAAAAAAACAATCAAACGCCTGTTGTTAGGCCTACTGGCTGTTCTGATCATCGTGATCGCAGCTTTTGGACTGATGTTCGGCAAGGAAATTCAGACCATCGCTTCGATTAAAAAAGTGGATGATTACGGGATGTATTCAATCGAATACAAAGCTGATTACGGTTTGGACAAACTGGTGGAATCCGGCGGAGCATCCAGCGATTCTGAATTGGTTAACTTCGTGGTCGGAAATCTCTTAAAAGGACTTCCTTTGAAGTTCAATATTCCGGATTTTGGCTGCAGTACGTTTCAGGCAAAAACAGAAGACGGGGACTGGCTGTTCGGTCGGAATTATGACTTGAATTATGTTCCGAGCATGATCGTCAAAACGAATCCGAAAAACGGCTATGCTTCACTGTCAGTCGCGAATATTTCAGTTTTAGGTTACGATGCGGATAAGCTGCCGGATAATTTTGCATCAGGAATCATGAGTCTGGCTGCTCCGTATGTCATGATGGACGGCATGAATGAAATGGGCTTTTCAATCGGCGTCTTATTGATCAAAGATGAACCCACCCAGCAGAACACTGACAAGCTGGATCTGACTACGACCTCGGCGATGCGCTGGCTTTTAGACAAAGCTGCCAATGTCGAAGAAGCGATTGCGATGCTTGAAAATATGGATATGCATGCCTCTGCCAATGCTTCTTATCATTTCCAGATGGCTGATGCTCAGGGAAACAGCGCCGTTATTGAATACATTGACAATGAATTGCGTGTCATCCGCAAAGAACCAGATGGATTACAATATCTGACCAATTTTTTGATCAGTGAAGATGTCTATGGTTTCGGCAAGGGTCAGGATCGCTATGAAATTCTTGAAAACACGCTGACTCAGAATCATGGCATCTTATCCGAAATGGAGTCCATGGACCTGCTCCAAGCTGTCAGTCAGGATAAGATCAGTGAGGATACTGGAAAACAAACCGCTACGCAGTGGTCGGTTGTGTATAACAATACAAAAAAGACCGCAAAGATCGTTGCAGGAAGAAATTATGATACGGTGATTGAGGTTTCTCTCAGCCGTTAA
- a CDS encoding response regulator transcription factor — protein MTQTESSLCRVFLVDDDLLVLDDLRDLIDWEAEGFILTGTAGNGEQALERLAQTPADLVLVDIEMPRLNGLAFIRQLRQQDPQIQTLLLTAFSRFDYAREAVSLGVYNYILKHELTAEGLLENLRGMREQWERQRTSRYLDEQARFRQLLFTGDHIDFSDVGFSSPHSGIGLVCLRRLPSLHELISFKATEETDHLFAQLQQALQPLRKTAVFLVFLQSVNECWIAVEADPQLASVPYEFCTALRKSLENILAPMGLLVSPVAQDLSELRRLYHEMNERQNQLFYFPKQRITLLHECPDAMPYEASDWEIQLAQIDTQASLCQTSTAFLNALDQARPALPQILLAVKLLLQKLQKRTRISELSEDFSAWKTICTYPALCDFVRRWLPLQPQPQTSRKTDFMIRYLQDHCADENVLDDLSQTLQMNREYLSKLLKKETGMTLAQMLLDLRLQKAMRLLKQKDLKIYEAARQCGFHSSQYFAIVFYKKYHVYPSDVLKEPYV, from the coding sequence ATGACACAGACTGAATCTTCTTTATGCCGTGTTTTTCTGGTTGACGATGATCTTCTTGTACTGGATGATCTGCGGGATCTGATCGATTGGGAAGCAGAGGGCTTCATTCTGACAGGCACGGCGGGCAATGGGGAACAGGCACTGGAACGGCTGGCTCAGACACCCGCAGATCTGGTGCTGGTGGATATTGAAATGCCGCGGTTAAACGGGCTGGCTTTCATCCGGCAGCTGCGGCAACAGGATCCGCAAATCCAAACGCTACTTCTGACAGCGTTTTCCCGTTTTGATTACGCCCGCGAAGCTGTGTCACTGGGTGTGTATAATTATATCCTCAAACACGAACTGACCGCAGAAGGACTGCTCGAAAATCTGCGCGGCATGCGGGAGCAATGGGAACGCCAGAGAACTTCCCGTTATCTTGATGAACAGGCGCGGTTTCGACAGCTGCTTTTTACCGGAGATCACATTGACTTTTCCGACGTTGGATTCAGCAGCCCACATTCTGGAATCGGTTTGGTTTGTCTGCGGCGTCTGCCTTCGCTCCATGAATTGATCTCTTTCAAAGCAACAGAAGAGACCGACCACCTTTTTGCGCAGCTTCAGCAAGCCCTGCAGCCCTTGCGCAAAACCGCTGTTTTTCTTGTTTTTCTCCAATCCGTCAATGAATGCTGGATCGCTGTGGAAGCCGATCCTCAGCTTGCCAGTGTTCCGTATGAATTTTGTACTGCGCTGCGAAAGAGCTTGGAAAACATTCTGGCTCCGATGGGGCTGTTGGTCAGTCCGGTTGCGCAGGATCTGTCTGAACTGCGCCGATTGTATCATGAGATGAATGAGCGCCAGAATCAGTTGTTTTATTTTCCTAAACAGCGCATCACCCTGCTTCATGAATGTCCGGATGCCATGCCGTATGAGGCTTCGGATTGGGAAATTCAATTAGCTCAGATCGATACTCAGGCTAGCCTGTGCCAAACGTCAACGGCGTTTTTAAACGCTCTCGATCAGGCTCGGCCGGCTTTGCCGCAGATTCTTCTGGCCGTGAAGCTCCTGCTTCAAAAGCTTCAGAAGCGAACAAGGATCAGTGAATTGTCTGAGGATTTTTCAGCATGGAAAACAATCTGTACCTATCCGGCTTTATGCGACTTTGTCCGCCGTTGGCTGCCGCTTCAGCCCCAGCCGCAGACCAGCCGCAAAACCGACTTTATGATCCGCTACCTGCAGGATCACTGTGCCGATGAAAACGTTCTTGACGATCTTTCGCAGACCCTGCAGATGAATCGCGAGTATTTAAGCAAACTGTTAAAGAAGGAAACCGGCATGACCTTGGCGCAGATGTTGTTGGATCTGCGGCTGCAGAAAGCAATGCGGCTCTTGAAACAAAAGGATCTCAAGATTTATGAGGCAGCCCGGCAATGCGGATTCCACTCCAGTCAATACTTTGCGATCGTATTTTATAAAAAATATCATGTTTATCCCAGCGATGTATTAAAGGAGCCGTATGTATGA
- a CDS encoding ABC transporter ATP-binding protein, translating into MVIQHLTKQYGKKRVVDEVSFEIPQGQVLSLIGPNGAGKSTVMGMISRLVAKDAGLIHFEGQDLAKWNSRELSKRLAILTQSNNIQMKLTVRELVSFGRFPYCQGRLQPEDQEKVDQALAYMELDAIADQFIDELSGGQRQRAMIAMVIAQDTDYILLDEPTNNLDIYHATKMMKIVRRLCDELGKTVILVLHEINYAAFYSDYICAFVEGRVAHFGTVQEVITKENLSEIYGVDFEIQQVEGRPLSIYY; encoded by the coding sequence ATGGTAATTCAGCATCTGACAAAACAATATGGCAAAAAACGAGTTGTTGATGAGGTGAGCTTTGAGATTCCGCAGGGTCAGGTATTGTCATTAATCGGTCCTAACGGGGCAGGAAAATCGACCGTCATGGGTATGATTTCAAGACTGGTCGCCAAAGATGCCGGTCTGATTCACTTTGAAGGTCAGGATCTGGCGAAATGGAACAGCCGTGAATTATCGAAGCGGCTGGCGATCCTCACCCAGTCCAACAATATCCAAATGAAACTGACGGTCCGGGAGCTGGTCAGCTTCGGCCGGTTTCCGTACTGTCAGGGCCGGCTGCAGCCGGAAGATCAGGAAAAAGTTGACCAAGCGCTGGCTTATATGGAGCTGGATGCGATTGCCGATCAGTTTATCGATGAATTGTCCGGCGGGCAGCGGCAGCGGGCGATGATCGCGATGGTGATCGCTCAGGATACCGATTATATCTTGTTGGATGAGCCCACCAACAACCTTGACATCTACCATGCGACCAAGATGATGAAAATTGTCCGGCGGCTGTGCGATGAATTGGGGAAAACGGTAATCCTCGTCCTGCATGAGATCAATTACGCCGCGTTTTACTCGGATTATATCTGCGCGTTTGTCGAGGGCAGGGTAGCCCACTTCGGAACGGTGCAGGAAGTAATCACCAAGGAAAATTTATCAGAAATCTACGGCGTTGATTTTGAAATTCAACAGGTCGAGGGCCGGCCGTTATCCATTTACTATTAA
- a CDS encoding peptide ABC transporter substrate-binding protein: MKKINLLLCAGLLMLSTACSSNPSSSTPTPQTAQNAITVAVGSQITTLDPGYNTETVNNYILAHTVSSLMTKDENGTVIPELAEEYTVSEDGLTYTLTLKEGLTWSDGQALTSQDFKYAILRNLTYGADNSWAIYNLTTYLKGAEEIASNTDLDASAIEIEGVETPDDSTLVLNLKQPCAFFINLLTGNVWAPLRADFADAHDSTWALKPGYPSIGAYQLAECNENEKAVIVKNDSYYKADEITLDQITFLVMPDSDAQSLAYKNGEIDVALNVPVDVGVNYPNQNEVWNIPSPTSYFIALNSGATAPEALKEAKVRKALAISIDKQALASTLGPEQYYQALGGYVPAGLNGIDQDFRKEADAKGTMQAYDPEQAKALLKEAGYDETHPLKIKYKYSSSFIHSDVAQILEAMWKNIGIDCELEVVESGVFYNQIDNGDFELSRYGYTASDDPSQFLTLWTTGQQVVAAVDDPAYDKMVAEAAALIDHTEYMEALHAVEEYLVEEQAYVIPLFSYNTPILKSEKIQNATKKGTTPFYGYVTLQ; this comes from the coding sequence ATGAAAAAAATCAATTTACTTCTCTGCGCAGGCTTATTAATGCTAAGCACTGCCTGCTCTTCTAACCCTTCCTCATCTACGCCAACTCCGCAAACAGCACAGAACGCCATTACCGTTGCCGTCGGCAGCCAGATCACCACGCTGGATCCCGGCTACAATACAGAAACTGTCAACAATTACATTTTAGCTCATACCGTTTCCAGCCTGATGACTAAAGATGAAAATGGCACCGTCATTCCGGAGCTGGCTGAGGAATACACCGTCAGTGAAGATGGACTGACCTACACCTTAACATTAAAGGAAGGTCTGACCTGGAGCGATGGTCAGGCCCTGACCTCCCAGGATTTCAAATACGCGATTTTACGAAATCTGACTTATGGAGCCGATAATTCCTGGGCGATCTACAATCTGACAACCTATCTCAAAGGCGCGGAAGAGATTGCTTCCAACACCGATCTGGATGCCTCCGCGATTGAAATTGAAGGTGTTGAAACACCGGATGATTCCACGCTGGTACTGAATTTAAAACAACCGTGTGCTTTCTTTATCAATCTGTTGACCGGCAATGTCTGGGCACCGCTCAGAGCTGACTTTGCGGATGCGCATGATTCAACTTGGGCATTAAAGCCTGGTTATCCAAGCATTGGAGCCTATCAGCTGGCCGAATGCAATGAAAATGAAAAAGCGGTGATCGTCAAAAATGACAGCTATTACAAAGCTGACGAAATCACGCTGGATCAAATCACCTTCCTCGTCATGCCTGACAGTGATGCTCAATCGTTAGCTTATAAAAACGGTGAAATTGATGTGGCACTGAATGTTCCTGTTGATGTCGGCGTCAATTATCCAAATCAGAATGAAGTCTGGAATATCCCTTCACCTACTTCTTATTTCATCGCTCTCAATTCCGGAGCGACTGCCCCGGAAGCACTGAAAGAAGCAAAAGTGCGCAAAGCGCTGGCGATCTCGATCGACAAACAGGCTCTGGCTTCAACCTTGGGACCGGAACAATACTACCAGGCACTGGGCGGCTATGTTCCTGCCGGTCTGAATGGGATTGATCAGGATTTCCGGAAGGAAGCCGATGCGAAAGGAACAATGCAGGCCTATGATCCAGAACAAGCGAAAGCCTTGTTAAAGGAAGCCGGCTATGATGAAACTCATCCGCTGAAAATCAAATATAAGTATTCTTCTTCCTTTATCCATTCCGATGTTGCTCAGATTCTCGAAGCGATGTGGAAAAATATCGGGATCGACTGTGAATTGGAAGTCGTTGAATCCGGTGTCTTCTATAATCAGATTGACAATGGTGATTTTGAACTTTCCCGTTATGGCTACACGGCCAGTGATGATCCTTCTCAGTTTCTGACCTTGTGGACAACCGGTCAGCAAGTGGTAGCCGCCGTGGATGATCCGGCTTATGACAAAATGGTAGCCGAGGCCGCGGCACTGATTGATCACACCGAATATATGGAAGCTCTGCACGCGGTGGAAGAATATCTTGTGGAAGAACAGGCTTACGTCATTCCGCTGTTCAGCTACAACACGCCGATTCTTAAAAGTGAAAAGATCCAGAATGCGACAAAGAAGGGAACAACGCCATTCTACGGTTATGTCACTTTGCAATAA